The genomic region GGCTGCATGTGCTGATCAAGCTGCTGCAGCGCAACACCTCTGCCCCTGTGCAAGGCGCGCAAGCGGCCTGATGCAGGCCCGGCAAGGAAAAAGCCCCGCGGAGCCCTGGAAGGGCTCCGTGGGAGCTCACCCTCAGGTCGCAGAGCAGGTAAAGCTCTCCGCCTTGGCAGGGTCTCCCGTGCCGTTGTAGCGGGGGAACTGAGGGAATTCGCACACAGGGCGCTGCAGCACGGGTGTCTTGCTGCCCTCGGCAAACTTGGTTGCCACCAGCTTGTCAGGTGCGGTCTGCTTTTCCACCCAGTTGTCGAGGGCGGTCAGCAGGTCGATGGAAAGTGGGTCTGTGCCCGCACCATCCAGGTTGTGCCCCACGGACGGCGAGGTCAGCATGCGCGCAAAGCCACGGGCCTTGGTTGCGCCCAGTTGTTGCTTCATCGACCCGAAGTACTCAGCCGTGCGGTACACAGACACACAGGTGTCGGCCAGGCCATACCAGATGAGCAACTTGCCCCCGTTGTCGGCAAATGCCGAGATATCCGGGTTGGTGGAGTCGATCATCTCGGCCAGGCGCAGATACTGCGATGGGAAGCGCGTGGGGTCGTGGTCCAGCAGACTGAGTTGGGGGTTGGCCTCCACCAGACGCGCGGCCTCTTGCGCCGCCATGAAGTTGAACGAATCACGCGCGGCAAAGCTGTTGCCAAACATGTAATCCTTCCAGTCTGACGTGGATGCGCCGCCGCGTCCGTAGCGGGGGTAACCACGCGCGCCGCGTGAGAGCGTGACAGGCGTGTCGTGGTTGGCATAGATCAGGCGGATGGATTCGATCTGGCCCGCTGTCAGGCAGGAATCGTTGTCAGCCCCCTTGCACAGCAGCTCTGTGGGTACGTAGTTGCAGGCCTCCACGTTGCCGATGATGCCGTCCTTGAGCCCGTCCAGACCGTCGCAAGCTGCTGTCTCGGCCTTGGCATACAGGGCAATCTTTTCCGCACTGAGCCAGTTTTCAGGCTTGGAAAAAATGTGCTTGAGCACCGTGGGGCCCAGGTTGACCTGGTGCGCCTGCTGGCTGATGGCGGGTTCCATGGCGATCACGCCGTCGTAATCCCTGGGGTAGCGCTGCGTAGCCGCCAAGGCAGACCGGCCGCCGTTGGAATGGCCCATGTGGTAGCGGCGCACGGGGCGCTTGCCATAAAAGTCGGTGGCGATGGCGGTGCCCACTTCCAGAGCCAGGTGGTTAGCCTCAAACGCGTGGTTGCGCAGAGCTGCATCGCTGTTGCCCCAAGAGAAACCGGTAGGCCCGTGGCCGGAGTCCGAGCTGATCTTGACGTATGGGTTGGCAGAGGGACCGACAAGCTGTTGATAGAAGGGATCGTCCGTGGGGATGAAGCCATCAAAGCCGCCCCCGCCAATCGTGAGGGTCTTGCCGTTCCATGTATTGCCGCTGGGCAGCTCTACCGCCCAGTGGATGGTGGACTCGGCCGACGAGACGATCTCTCCGCGCACGATGCACACATCCGGCAGGCTGCCGTTGGACTTGCGGACTTCCGTTTTTGTGACCTTGGCGTTGCCAGGCAACGCAGCCGGGCGATAGCTCGGGCAAGCCTCAGCCAGGGGGCGTGCGGAAGGGGGTGGCGTGCCATCGCTGCCGCCGCCGCAGGCGCTCAAGGCCAGTGCGGCAGCCATGGCCAGCGCCGCGCCCGCTGCACGGTGCCCTGTCAGACCGGGGCCTGACGGGTGCTTGGCAGGCAGATGGAAGTGGGGGGAATTCATCGGCAAAGTCTCCTCATGTGGTGATGGTTTTGCAGAGGCTTCGCATGCAGCACGCAGCACCCGGCGTGCAGAGGGTGAACGGCATTGCGAAGACTCCAGGCGTCACGATAGGAGGCCAGGGGCTGCAAAAAGCCTCTGCAAATGCAGAGGGGAAGGGAAAGTCCTGAGCGCTGGTGCAGACGGCTACAGCCGATGCTGCAGCGCCATAAGACCACTATTTGCGCAGCGCGCTCACCAACTCGACCTTGTTGCGCACGCCCAGCAGGGTGTAGGCGCTGCGCAGATAGGTGCGCACCGTGGCGGGCGAAAGGCCCAGGGCAGAGGCAATGTCTTTATACGAATGGCCATGGGCATACAGGGTGGCCGCGCCCAGTTCACGCGGGGCCAGCGGCATATGGCTGCCCCCCTGCTGCCGCGCTGCCAGGCTGATGAGCACCAGGGGGCCGCAGGCCTCCAGCCGCAGGCGGGCGTTTTTGCCCACGGCCACGCTGCACGGCAACTTGCGCAAGCCAGCGCAGACGTCCGCAGGCAACGCGGGGCCAGACCAGTGCGGATCGGCCTGCTGCAGCGCCTGCCCCAGGCGCAAGCCCACGTAGAGCAGATTGCCATCAGGCTCTGCCAGCGCGTGGTGGTCCCATGGATGGCTGGCAGGCAGCGCTTGCAGGCGGTGCAGAGCGTGATGCCAGTGGCACAGCAGATGGGGGACAAACTCGCCAAACAGCTCTGCCTCTACGCTACCAAACGGCAAGCCCTGCGGTTTGCGGTAGATGGAGACAAAGAACATGAGGCCGCTGGCAGGCAATTCCACCGTGATGGCCATGCAGTGGAACAACCCGTGGCGGCGGCTAAAAGCCTCCATCTCCGGCGGAATGGCACCCGGAGCATCGGGGCCGTTTTCGCAAATGACCTCACCCAGGCGGTCCATAGACAGGCGCGCGAAATCGTCCACCGCCGCCAGCGCATTCCACTCCTGCGCAAACTGCTGGCTCAAGCCGATGCTGCCGTGCAACCAGTTGCGCGGCGCAGCCTGCGCATTGCCTGCAGACACCTCCCCCCACCAGGCCGAGTCAAACGGTACCAGCCGCTG from Acidovorax sp. DW039 harbors:
- a CDS encoding tannase/feruloyl esterase family alpha/beta hydrolase, with amino-acid sequence MNSPHFHLPAKHPSGPGLTGHRAAGAALAMAAALALSACGGGSDGTPPPSARPLAEACPSYRPAALPGNAKVTKTEVRKSNGSLPDVCIVRGEIVSSAESTIHWAVELPSGNTWNGKTLTIGGGGFDGFIPTDDPFYQQLVGPSANPYVKISSDSGHGPTGFSWGNSDAALRNHAFEANHLALEVGTAIATDFYGKRPVRRYHMGHSNGGRSALAATQRYPRDYDGVIAMEPAISQQAHQVNLGPTVLKHIFSKPENWLSAEKIALYAKAETAACDGLDGLKDGIIGNVEACNYVPTELLCKGADNDSCLTAGQIESIRLIYANHDTPVTLSRGARGYPRYGRGGASTSDWKDYMFGNSFAARDSFNFMAAQEAARLVEANPQLSLLDHDPTRFPSQYLRLAEMIDSTNPDISAFADNGGKLLIWYGLADTCVSVYRTAEYFGSMKQQLGATKARGFARMLTSPSVGHNLDGAGTDPLSIDLLTALDNWVEKQTAPDKLVATKFAEGSKTPVLQRPVCEFPQFPRYNGTGDPAKAESFTCSAT
- a CDS encoding helix-turn-helix transcriptional regulator is translated as MAPIARGARKQEPLLGHLPPLRALSTSLLELTALAQKVAPQQMLHEALQLLQRLVPFDSAWWGEVSAGNAQAAPRNWLHGSIGLSQQFAQEWNALAAVDDFARLSMDRLGEVICENGPDAPGAIPPEMEAFSRRHGLFHCMAITVELPASGLMFFVSIYRKPQGLPFGSVEAELFGEFVPHLLCHWHHALHRLQALPASHPWDHHALAEPDGNLLYVGLRLGQALQQADPHWSGPALPADVCAGLRKLPCSVAVGKNARLRLEACGPLVLISLAARQQGGSHMPLAPRELGAATLYAHGHSYKDIASALGLSPATVRTYLRSAYTLLGVRNKVELVSALRK